One part of the Humulus lupulus chromosome 9, drHumLupu1.1, whole genome shotgun sequence genome encodes these proteins:
- the LOC133799892 gene encoding uncharacterized protein LOC133799892 codes for MARQGLGSQPFEEPGDGLDVEMNTVSWADRCDDGDRVREGDFQSDSQHVSQQFQSSKLSFSEPNLEYTEPIFRNGQKLAQVDVEEVRIQSANWSSAVVCMVLGANPPMAVFEGFIKRVWGHLGIAQISRMTLGLTLVKFNDEATRDHVLENGVIHFDRKPVIVRPWTADLSAIRLVRSVPLWIRLHDLGLQYWGSKCLSVLVSTIGKPLMVDKFTKERSRIEFARVLMEMEITDNPPQSFQFINEHGQVVD; via the coding sequence ATGGCCCGACAGGGTTTGGGTTCCCAGCCTTTTGAGGAGCCGGGTGATGGATTGGATGTAGAGATGAATACGGTTTCTTGGGCGGACAGATGCGACGATGGTGATAGGGTCCGGGAAGGGGATTTTCAGTCGGACTCTCAGCATGTCTCGCAACAATTTCAATCGAGCAAATTATCATTTTCTGAACCCAATCTTGAATACACAGAACCTATATTTAGGAATGGGCAGAAGCTGGCGCAAGTGGATGTTGAAGAGGTGAGGATACAGTCTGCAAATTGGAGCTCTGCTGTGGTTTGCATGGTTCTTGGAGCAAACCCTCCAATGGCCGTGTTTGAGGGTTTCATAAAAAGGGTCTGGGGTCATCTAGGGATAGCCCAGATTTCTAGAATGACTTTGGGGCTAAcgttggtgaagttcaatgacGAAGCTACTAGAGACCATGTTCTTGAGAACGGAGTAATACATTTTGATAGGAAACCCGTTATTGTTAGGCCTTGGACAGCTGATCTTAGTGCGATTCGCTTGGTTCGTTCGGTTCCGTTATGGATTCGTCTTCACGATCTTGGGCTGCAATATTGGGGGAGCAAGTGTCTTAGTGTGTTGGTTAGTACGATTGGTAAACCTCTTATGGTGGACAAATTCACTAAAGAGCGTTCACGTATTGAGTTTGCTAGGGTGTTAATGGAGATGGAAATCACAGATAATCCCCCACAAAGTTTCCAGTTTATCAATGAGCATGGTCAGGTGGTTGATTAA
- the LOC133799893 gene encoding uncharacterized protein LOC133799893, with protein sequence MVNPGMLLVALLMDKCPILSWNIRGLNKVNKQISVQEMLRKNKIGISGLLETKLRGNKIDEFMGHRFPNWDYFSSPNTEGRLLILWRKGIAKVSILEDSSQLVHCQVKLIGLQNIFYVTFVYGFNSVESRRSLWYNLARISLTIKAWPVLGDFNAPFSGDDRSGGCSISSVELVDPIGWKTNAKMEAIKSTGSYFTWTNNQEGLARIFSKNDHALINEEWLDYFPNCLAVFNWDVVSDHCSCIVSIIPLETIGTKLFRFYNFWASHPEFIQVVLNSWRVPVHAAGLKAIFSRLIRLKHRLRQLNRDRFGDIGSSYHSAMEAFQAAQLQAQEKPQDLHLQEVVKLRAAEFHYQENIYHSFLVQRSKINWIRQGDINSSFFHAFLKKRKAENSITSYINDHGVLIDDFKEVVSHFVDHFQSHLGSSSMASGLVDQRCMVLGSKLSIEEQLYLLKPFSVKEIKATLFSIPSSNIAWSRRVWVWFFQISVEAYRSGHLRCNHSWLHHRLVSSRAARNLPVPDT encoded by the coding sequence ATGGTAAATCCGGGGATGTTACTGGTAGCTCTTCTAATGGATAAGTGTCCTATCTTGAGTTGGAATATAAGGGGGTTGAACAAGGTGAATAAACAAATTTCAGTCCAAGAAATGCTTAGGAAGAATAAGATTGGTATTAGTGGCTTACTGGAAACTAAACTTCGAGGTAATAAAATAGATGAGTTTATGGGACATCGATTTCCTAATTGGGACTATTTTTCCAGCCCAAATACTGAAGGAAGACTGTTAATTCTTTGGCGGAAGGGAATAGCTAAGGTGAGTATATTGGAAGACTCTTCTCAGCTGGTTCACTGTCAGGTTAAGTTGATTGGTCTCCAGAATATTTTCTATGTTACGTTCGTGTATGGATTTAATTCAGTTGAAAGTAGGAGGAGCCTTTGGTATAATCTAGCTCGCATTTCTCTTACTATTAAGGCTTGGCCGGTTCTTGGGGATTTTAATGCCCCTTTTTCAGGGGATGATAGGTCTGGTGGCTGCTCTATATCTAGTGTTGAATTGGTTGATCCTATAGGCTGGAAAACTAATGCTAAAATGGAAGCTATCAAAAGTACGGGTTCTTATTTTACTTGGACAAACAACCAAGAAGGATTAGCTAGGATCTTCTCCAAAAATGATCATGCTCTCATTAATGAAGAGTGGCTGGATTATTTTCCGAACTGTTTGGCTGTGTTCAATTGGGACGTGGTGTCGGATCATTGCTCTTGTATAGTTTCTATCATTCCTTTGGAGACTATTGGAACAAAACTATTCAGATTTTATAACTTTTGGGCTAGTCACCCTGAGTTTATTCAAGTGGTGTTGAATAGTTGGAGAGTCCCCGTTCATGCTGCTGGGTTGAAGGCGATTTTTTCCAGACTTATTCGTCTGAAGCACAGGCTTAGGCAGCTTAATAGGGACAGGTTTGGTGATATTGGTTCTAGCTACCATTCGGCTATGGAAGCTTTTCAAGCTGCCCAACTTCAGGCTCAAGAAAAGCCTCAAGACCTTCATTTGCAGGAGGTTGTCAAATTAAGAGCTGCTGAGTTTCATTACCAAGAAAATATTTATCATAGTTTTCTTGTCCAGCGTAGCAAAATAAATTGGATCAGGCAGGGTGATATTAATTCCTCATTTTTTCATGCGTTCCTGAAGAAGAGGAAAGCTGAGAATTCCATTACTTCTTATATTAATGATCATGGAGTTTTGATAGATGACTTTAAGGAGGTGGTTAGCCACTTTGTTGATCATTTTCAGAGCCATTTGGGCAGTTCCAGTATGGCCTCAGGATTAGTGGATCAAAGGTGTATGGTCTTAGGCTCTAAGCTTTCTATAGAGGAGCAACTTTATCTCTTAAAGCCTTTCTCAGTCAAGGAAATAAAAGCAACTTTGTTTAGTATTCCTAGCTCTAATATCGCCTGGTCCAGACGGGTATGGGTCTGGTTTTTTCAAATCAGTGTGGAAGCATATAGGTCAGGACATCTGCGCTGTAATCACTCATGGCTTCACCACAGACTAGTTTCCTCAAGAGCTGCACGAAACCTCCCTGTCCCTGATACCTAA